One region of Oxalobacteraceae bacterium OTU3CAMAD1 genomic DNA includes:
- a CDS encoding ArsR family transcriptional regulator, whose translation MIAQALFTPAQQKLLGLLFVRVNQGFHLNEIMRLTGLGSASAQRELKRLHESGVITSERIGNVRRFKPNKDCIVFGELSSLVKKTFGLVSVLNSALAPLQHVLNVAFVYGATAKEHEGMDTPVELLLIGDNTSYGELLSRLPVAERLLRRKINPNLYSIPDFKRRLREQQPFILQVLREQKIYVLGEESDLEKVINEEAAV comes from the coding sequence ATGATTGCTCAAGCCCTCTTCACCCCCGCCCAGCAGAAACTGCTGGGCTTGCTGTTTGTACGTGTCAATCAAGGTTTCCACTTGAACGAGATCATGCGCCTGACCGGACTGGGCAGCGCCTCGGCCCAGCGCGAGCTCAAACGCCTGCACGAGTCCGGCGTCATCACATCCGAGCGCATCGGCAATGTGCGCCGTTTCAAACCCAATAAGGATTGCATCGTGTTCGGGGAATTAAGCAGCCTGGTCAAGAAAACCTTCGGCCTGGTCAGTGTGTTGAATTCGGCACTGGCACCGCTGCAGCATGTATTGAACGTGGCCTTTGTTTATGGCGCGACGGCAAAGGAACACGAGGGCATGGATACGCCCGTGGAGTTGTTGCTGATCGGGGATAACACCAGCTACGGAGAGTTATTATCCAGGCTCCCGGTCGCCGAACGTTTATTGCGCCGGAAAATCAATCCCAACCTGTATTCGATCCCCGATTTTAAGCGTCGCCTGCGCGAGCAGCAGCCATTTATTCTGCAGGTATTGCGCGAGCAGAAAATCTATGTGCTGGGCGAGGAATCCGATCTGGAAAAGGTCATCAACGAGGAAGCTGCAGTTTAA
- a CDS encoding ATP-binding protein: MHSLLPAIVSLLFLSYGAYVLHSRGVSRVSLTLFLLCTTTFCWQFSWAILFQIRDRDEALAAAKLGYLLILFMPTTLYHFVAELTAQRSERRWVELSYLFGALLGVILLSSDWLIAGLYTYFFGFYPKAGPLHVLHLLHTMLVVGRSLWLLYRRQQLAVSTEKTRLRYCLVSMLIYFFASVDYLCNYGVQFYPPGMLFVAASLGLIAQAMVRHNLLADPMEVAASIAHEMRTPLATIRSQSRVLAKSLPELLAGYHLAVEHKLIEPTLQPAQLNYLGKLTQHIDAEISRSNFVVDMMLASARAGMLSRSDFANHSIKKCVEEALACYPFESSMRDKVVVKGAHDFTFFGSDVLLVYVLYNLFKNALYAIKSAGQGELEIAFFIDGADKKLLVTDTGTGIPADVLPHVFEPFYSTRHNGGGTGMGLAFCEQVITAFGGKIHCESQAGRYTRFSLSFPQRQVSAAWTDEQAVRY; this comes from the coding sequence ATGCACTCTCTCCTGCCCGCCATAGTCTCGCTCCTCTTCCTGAGCTACGGGGCCTATGTTCTGCATTCGCGCGGGGTGAGCCGGGTCAGCCTCACGTTATTTCTGCTCTGCACCACCACCTTTTGCTGGCAATTTTCTTGGGCGATCCTGTTCCAGATCCGCGACCGGGATGAAGCGCTGGCGGCGGCCAAACTCGGCTATCTGCTGATCCTGTTCATGCCGACCACCCTGTACCATTTCGTCGCCGAACTCACCGCCCAGCGCAGCGAGCGCCGCTGGGTCGAACTGTCCTATCTGTTCGGCGCGCTGCTGGGCGTGATCCTGCTGAGCAGCGACTGGCTTATCGCCGGCCTCTACACTTACTTTTTCGGCTTTTATCCCAAGGCCGGCCCGCTGCACGTGCTGCACCTGCTGCACACAATGCTCGTGGTCGGCCGCAGCCTGTGGCTGCTGTACCGCCGCCAGCAGCTGGCCGTCTCGACCGAGAAAACCAGGTTGCGCTATTGCCTGGTCAGCATGCTGATTTACTTTTTCGCGTCGGTCGATTATCTGTGCAACTACGGCGTGCAGTTTTATCCGCCGGGAATGCTGTTCGTCGCCGCCAGCCTGGGCCTGATCGCCCAGGCGATGGTCCGGCACAACCTGCTGGCCGACCCGATGGAGGTTGCCGCCTCGATCGCCCACGAGATGCGCACGCCGCTGGCGACCATCCGCAGCCAGTCGCGGGTGCTGGCCAAGTCGTTGCCGGAGCTGCTGGCCGGCTACCATCTGGCGGTCGAACACAAGCTGATCGAGCCAACCTTGCAACCCGCGCAACTGAACTACCTCGGCAAGCTGACCCAGCACATCGACGCCGAGATCAGCCGCTCGAATTTCGTGGTCGACATGATGCTGGCCTCGGCGCGGGCCGGAATGCTCAGCCGTAGTGATTTTGCCAACCATTCGATCAAGAAATGCGTCGAGGAGGCGCTGGCGTGCTACCCGTTCGAAAGCTCCATGCGGGACAAGGTGGTGGTCAAGGGCGCGCACGATTTCACGTTCTTCGGCTCGGACGTGCTGCTGGTGTACGTGTTATACAACCTGTTCAAGAACGCGCTGTATGCGATCAAATCGGCGGGGCAGGGAGAATTGGAGATCGCTTTCTTTATCGACGGCGCCGATAAAAAGCTGTTGGTGACCGATACCGGAACCGGAATACCGGCCGATGTGTTGCCCCATGTTTTTGAACCGTTTTACAGCACGCGGCATAATGGCGGCGGCACCGGAATGGGATTGGCGTTTTGCGAACAAGTGATTACCGCGTTTGGCGGAAAGATTCACTGCGAATCCCAGGCCGGGCGATACACGCGGTTTTCTTTATCGTTCCCGCAAAGACAGGTTTCCGCCGCGTGGACAGATGAACAGGCGGTGAGATATTAG
- a CDS encoding DUF885 domain-containing protein has product MKHASRLASVAAALALVFVPISNSIAAPETAVPRVSATPAHQALLAIADQYYDAVARYEPIGATENGDNRYDDQLGLSISPGKRALQFKMYRDFSKRLKTIKRAHLNAEDRLNLDILAYELRGLLAMERFPEHLLPVTQMDSVPVVLANYAAGEASQPIATVKEYDAYLSRISQMPAWIDQAIANMREGMKKGITQPKAIMVSALPQFKKLVSDTPEASIFYTPIKKLPAGFSDADKQRLTAAYSKTVGDDIMPALARLATFLEKDYLPACRNSTGLGALPDGAAWYQARVANATTTTLKPDAIHAIGLREVARIQQQFAELGPKLGYNGPAKGLPVWVAAQDKFRPFKTEQEVQAVFHKLNDVLDTKLPQMFTLMPKAKLDLRLEPELSRATASDHYTAPAGDGSRPGVFWSVVNDPTKYGSTGMTTLFLHEGKPGHHFHIALMQELNLPDFRKYGGNNAFTEGWALYSETLGKEMGLFDDPAQYFGHLNDELLRATRLVVDTGMHAQGWTREQSIQYMRDTLGYDDYAKTETERYMAWPGQALGYKIGSLKIVELRHRAEEALGERFSLPKFHEVVLSDGTVPLALLEEKVDRWIASQR; this is encoded by the coding sequence ATGAAGCATGCATCCCGTCTTGCCAGCGTCGCGGCCGCGCTCGCGCTGGTGTTCGTTCCAATCAGCAACAGCATCGCGGCCCCGGAGACCGCCGTGCCACGGGTCAGCGCCACGCCGGCGCACCAGGCGCTGCTGGCCATCGCCGACCAATACTACGACGCCGTCGCCCGCTACGAGCCGATCGGCGCCACCGAGAACGGCGACAACCGCTACGACGACCAGCTCGGCCTGAGCATCTCGCCGGGCAAGCGCGCGCTGCAGTTCAAAATGTACCGCGACTTCAGCAAGCGCCTCAAGACCATCAAGCGCGCCCACCTGAACGCCGAAGACCGCCTCAACCTCGACATCCTCGCCTACGAACTGCGCGGCCTGCTGGCCATGGAGCGCTTTCCCGAGCATTTGTTGCCGGTCACGCAAATGGACAGCGTACCGGTGGTGCTGGCCAACTACGCAGCCGGCGAGGCGTCGCAGCCGATCGCCACCGTCAAGGAATATGACGCCTACCTGAGCCGCATCTCGCAGATGCCGGCCTGGATCGACCAAGCCATCGCCAACATGCGCGAAGGCATGAAAAAAGGCATCACCCAGCCGAAGGCCATCATGGTCTCGGCGCTGCCGCAGTTCAAGAAGCTGGTCAGCGACACGCCGGAAGCCAGCATTTTCTACACGCCGATCAAGAAACTGCCGGCCGGCTTCAGCGACGCCGACAAGCAGCGCCTGACGGCCGCCTACAGCAAGACCGTCGGCGACGACATCATGCCGGCGCTGGCCCGCCTGGCGACCTTCCTGGAAAAAGATTACCTGCCGGCCTGCCGCAACTCGACCGGCCTGGGCGCGCTGCCGGACGGCGCCGCCTGGTATCAGGCGCGCGTGGCCAACGCCACCACCACCACGCTCAAGCCCGACGCGATCCACGCCATCGGTCTGCGCGAAGTGGCGCGCATCCAGCAGCAGTTCGCAGAGCTCGGCCCCAAGCTCGGCTACAACGGCCCGGCCAAGGGCTTGCCGGTGTGGGTCGCCGCGCAGGACAAGTTCCGCCCGTTCAAGACGGAGCAGGAAGTGCAAGCCGTGTTCCATAAGCTGAACGACGTGCTCGACACCAAGCTGCCGCAGATGTTCACCTTGATGCCCAAGGCCAAACTGGACCTGCGCCTGGAGCCTGAACTGAGCCGCGCCACCGCGTCCGACCACTACACGGCGCCGGCCGGCGACGGTTCGCGTCCGGGCGTGTTCTGGTCGGTGGTCAACGATCCGACCAAGTACGGCAGCACCGGCATGACCACCCTGTTCCTGCACGAGGGTAAGCCGGGCCATCACTTCCACATCGCGCTGATGCAGGAACTGAACCTGCCGGACTTCCGCAAATACGGCGGCAACAACGCCTTCACCGAAGGCTGGGCGCTGTATTCCGAAACCCTGGGCAAGGAAATGGGTTTGTTCGACGATCCGGCGCAATACTTCGGCCACCTGAACGACGAGCTGCTGCGCGCCACCCGCCTGGTGGTCGACACCGGCATGCACGCGCAGGGCTGGACCCGCGAGCAAAGCATCCAGTACATGCGCGACACCCTGGGCTACGACGATTACGCCAAGACAGAAACCGAGCGCTACATGGCGTGGCCGGGCCAGGCGCTGGGCTACAAGATCGGCTCGCTCAAGATCGTCGAGCTGCGCCATCGCGCGGAAGAGGCGCTGGGCGAGCGCTTCAGCCTGCCTAAATTCCATGAAGTGGTCCTCAGCGACGGTACCGTGCCGCTGGCCTTGCTGGAGGAAAAGGTCGACCGCTGGATCGCGTCCCAGCGATAA